A genome region from Clupea harengus chromosome 7, Ch_v2.0.2, whole genome shotgun sequence includes the following:
- the LOC105905301 gene encoding glycosyltransferase family 92 protein F13G3.3-like — MMQRKLALLIGIGALTILLILRWEHTITLMNRETASVQSALQPWQWAPTDTITPIPGSRHLMVSAFKDHRLGGAIRVISIICRQERQPLYCVLCANTDANSKADAKANADANSKADPNADATANVDAKADRPLGQCTFLQAKVDVHSESFGFSFVTSDVLCMSPALQQATHVSITANPYASLTFLSIQNQEVKESFKYNFTVCISNIFGEYNNALQFAQTMEVYKLIGVQRVVIYNTSCGPDIEKILKYYSKEGMLEVVPWPIDKFLTPSTGWKYDLHHGDIHYYGQLTTLNECMYRYMYQSKYLLLNDIDEIIMPYKHANLEKLMGTLQQQHPNAGVFRIENHIFPKTQFDDSGRFRLPRWRSVPGVNILEHVYREPDRKHVLNPTKLLINPRSVEQTSVHSTLKQFGLVFNVPFDVCRIIHVRVPLQGQLSKDQLFVDKKLWEFEKLLIPSIDRALNESGVL, encoded by the coding sequence ATGAtgcagaggaagctggcgcTGCTGATTGGCATCGGTGCCTTGACCATCCTACTTATCCTGAGGTGGGAGCACACGATAACCctgatgaacagagagacagcCTCAGTACAGTCTGCACTGCAGCCATGGCAATGGGCACCCACGGACACCATCACCCCCATCCCAGGCTCCAGGCACCTCATGGTATCTGCCTTTAAGGACCACAGACTGGGCGGGGCCATCAGGGTGATCAGCATCATCTGCAGGCAGGAGCGCCAGCCGCtctactgtgtactgtgtgctaACACTGATGCCAATTCCAAGGCTGATGCTAAAGCTAACGCTGATGCCAATTCCAAGGCTGATCCTAACGCTGATGCTACTGCTAACGTTGATGCTAAGGCTGATAGGCCTCTGGGTCAGTGCACATTTTTACAGGCAAAGGTTGACGTGCACAGCGAAAGCTTCGGCTTTTCTTTTGTGACTTCAGACGTGTTGTGTATGAGTCCAGCGTTACAGCAAGCCACACATGTCAGCATAACAGCTAACCCATACGCCAGTTTGACATTTTTATCAATCCAAAACCAGGAGGTCAAGGAATCCTTTAAGTACAACTTTACTGTATGCATATCTAACATTTTTGGGGAGTACAATAATGCCCTCCAATTTGCACAAACCATGGAGGTGTACAAGCTTATAGGGGTGCAGAGGGTTGTCATCTACAACACCAGCTGTGGACCAGACATAGAGAAAATTCTCAAGTACTACAGTAAAGAGGGCATGCTGGAGGTTGTGCCTTGGCCAATAGACAAGTTCCTAACGCCCTCTACTGGGTGGAAATATGACTTACACCATGGGGACATTCATTATTATGGACAGCTAACCACTCTGAACGAATGCATGTACAGATACATGTACCAGTCAAAGTACCTCCTGCTGAATGACATTGATGAGATCATTATGCCTTACAAGCATGCCAACCTGGAGAAGTTAATGGGCActttacagcagcagcatcccaacGCAGGGGTCTTCAGGATCGAGAACCACATATTCCCCAAAACGCAGTTTGATGACAGCGGCCGATTTCGCCTGCCTCGGTGGAGGAGTGTGCCTGGTGTGAACATCCTGGAGCATGTCTACCGAGAGCCGGACAGGAAGCACGTGCTTAACCCCACCAAGCTGCTCATCAACCCCCGGAGCGTGGAGCAGACTTCAGTACACTCTACACTGAAGCAGTTCGGACTCGTCTTTAACGTCCCATTCGATGTATGCCGCATCATCCATGTCAGGGTGCCACTGCAAGGACAACTCTCCAAAGACCAGCTGTTTGTCGACAAGAAACTCTGGGAATTTGAGAAGCTTTTGATTCCCAGTATTGATCGTGCACTGAATGAATCAGGTGTGTTGTGA